The genomic segment AATGGGAGGTATTGTAGATACAACACCTCTTGCAGAAAAAGCCGGATTGGGTAGAATAGGTCATAGTGGTCTATTGATAACACCACAATTTGGAACTAGGCTGAGGATTTCAACTGTCTTTATCGATACCCCACTCTTTCCTTTTACCGATAATCATCATCATGATTGGGTACAAAATTTTTGTGATCAATGTCATCAGTGTGAAAGGAAGTGTCCTGCTGGTGCTATTTATAGTGATAAGAAGACATATATAAAGCACGCTAGTGATGTACCTGATCGTATTGCCTGTATTGATCGTGAAAAATGCTATCCATATTTCTGTAAAACTGGTGGATGTGGGGTTTGCATAAAAGTTTGTCCTTTCTCCAACAGCAAAATAGGTTATAATAAGTTAAAGGAGAAGTTTACTAAAGCTAAAACTTCTAAATAAGGTTTAAGGAGATAAGTATGCCAAGCGAAACTTTTTTTAAACTCGATAGCGCCAAACAAAAGCGGGTCTACGAGGCAGGTATTGAAGAATTTTGCCGTGTTCCATTTGAAGAGGTATCTATAAGAAATATTGTTAATTCTGCCTCAATTGCCAGGGGGAGCTTTTATCAATATTTTGAGGATAAAGAAGATTTATTCTTATATATTGTAAGCAATATAAGAAGAGCTGAAATGAAGCGTATACAATCAGCACCTATGAATATTTTTGAATTCATTAGTACTATTGCAAAAAAACAATTAGATGTAATTGACGTTCATCCTGATGATTTATCAGATAAAGCAAAAATTCTCCATAATACTGCTAAAAGCCCAATTGCATTAATGCTTCTTGATAAGCAAGTAGAAAATGATTTAAAAACTAATCCTCTAGTTAAAGAGTTATTAGAAAAATCTAATCTAGCAAATATTTCAGAAGAACAAAGGAATGCTTTTATGGATCTAATGTCGCATACAATGAAAACAGCCATTATTGAAGTGTTGAATCAATCTAAAACAGTAGATGAATCATTAAATAACTTTAATATAAAGTTAGAGATTATAAAGAGTGGTATCTTTAATCAATGATATTTAAAAGAGCTATTAGTTTAACTCTTTAGACTAATAGCTCTTTTAATTGAGCCTTTCTATAATCCTCGTATGGCTATTACATTTTTATTCATACTATGGCGAATTAGATGACGATACATGAATTTCTTTATAAAGCTCATATTTTGCTGATGTTCTGTAAAAAATGTATCTGGGTCATCAAAAATACCAAAGTCCCTATTAATACCTTCTTTTTGAATATAGGTATCATTTTCATCCCAAAATATCTGTGGATTGGTGAAATTATCTGTAGCAACCCCAAAACCGCAAAAACCACCAGAGCAATTCTTAAATTTTCTTTGAAGTGACGATAAATATGGAATATCCAAGATAAAGCCTTCTATATTAAACCACTGATCATTAAAATAAACTTCAACCCAACTATGGATGATTTCCTTTGGTGCAATAGCATACCATATACCAGTAATAGCCCCTTTTTGGAGTTCCTTATTGATAGTAAAACCATGTAAACGACAAGGAATTCCTACAGCCCTTAACAACGCCATAAAGAGTATCCCCTTTGTATTGCATTGACCATATCCATCCCTTAATACTTGTGAAGAAGGAATATTATCGTCCTCATTATAACCGAACTTGATAGAATCTCTAACGTAAACGTAAATATTTTTAATCTTCATTTTGTTAGTCTGGTGACGCCATCCCCGTTCTTCAATAAGTTCTAAAATAGTACTGCTATTATAATCTAATAACTCAGTTTCTTTTAAATATCGATTCATGAAATAACCCTCCTCTAACTTAGGCTAATCTCATGTTATCATTAATCCTCTATAAAAACTTGAACGGAACTGCTACTCTTAAATAAATCAGATAAGGTCAATCCAAACATCTCCTTGCAAGTTCTACTTATATGTGATGAGTCAGAAAAACCAGCTTCGTGGGCTGAAAATGTAAAATCATTATTGCTTGCTATGATTTTGATGCCATCCATCATCTTCTTCCAGAGTAGATAACGCTTTATGGTTATTCCAATCTGTTCTTTAAACAAATGTTGTAAACGACTTTCTGACAAAGAAGCATAATTGGCTAGTTCTTTTATAGTTAAATCACTGTGTCGATTTTTTTCAATGTACTCTATAATTGACATGATTCGTTCATCCATCTCACTTACCGGTACTGATGCATGGTTTATATATTTAAATATTAAATCGAGGACGTCCTTTATATGAATAGTTACTAAGGAAACATACTGTTTTAATTCTCTAT from the Vallitalea okinawensis genome contains:
- a CDS encoding TetR family transcriptional regulator produces the protein MPSETFFKLDSAKQKRVYEAGIEEFCRVPFEEVSIRNIVNSASIARGSFYQYFEDKEDLFLYIVSNIRRAEMKRIQSAPMNIFEFISTIAKKQLDVIDVHPDDLSDKAKILHNTAKSPIALMLLDKQVENDLKTNPLVKELLEKSNLANISEEQRNAFMDLMSHTMKTAIIEVLNQSKTVDESLNNFNIKLEIIKSGIFNQ
- a CDS encoding transglutaminase-like domain-containing protein, producing the protein MNRYLKETELLDYNSSTILELIEERGWRHQTNKMKIKNIYVYVRDSIKFGYNEDDNIPSSQVLRDGYGQCNTKGILFMALLRAVGIPCRLHGFTINKELQKGAITGIWYAIAPKEIIHSWVEVYFNDQWFNIEGFILDIPYLSSLQRKFKNCSGGFCGFGVATDNFTNPQIFWDENDTYIQKEGINRDFGIFDDPDTFFTEHQQNMSFIKKFMYRHLIRHSMNKNVIAIRGL
- a CDS encoding AraC family transcriptional regulator; translated protein: MAAKKVSSGSKLIMTNGAALFIGSIFDTTPHQHHAIQVAFGINRSFELHIENELIRSRAIMINSDIEHRLIGNEDQQVLLLVEPESRYGEMIKDVISSKDNILDYDSIFPEVFYRELKQYVSLVTIHIKDVLDLIFKYINHASVPVSEMDERIMSIIEYIEKNRHSDLTIKELANYASLSESRLQHLFKEQIGITIKRYLLWKKMMDGIKIIASNNDFTFSAHEAGFSDSSHISRTCKEMFGLTLSDLFKSSSSVQVFIED